The Alteribacter populi genomic sequence TATAACGGCGAAGTCCGAGGGTTAGGTGATGAAGCTTCCTGGATTGTTATTAAAGAGCTGATGAACTTTCCTGAGGTAACGAAGCGAGCATGGGAAAATTACGAACCTTCTGTTATGGCAAAATATCTTCTGGCTCTTTCGTCTGCCTTTAATAAATACTATGGAAAGGTAAAAATATTAAACAGTGACGCTGAGCTTTCGTCTCGGTTAATATTGACGAAGGCAGTCGTTATTGTACTTAAGGAAGGGCTTCGGTTGCTCGGGATGAAAGCTCCGAATCGAATGTAATCAACGTTTGGTGTATTGTCACATTCCACCTATTGATATAGGCTACCTGTCCATATACAATAAAAAACAGTACGATACGTATAGGGGGTAAAGGAATATGAAGAAACGGTTAGTTCCTTTGTTAGTCGGAGTTATTGGGAGTGTCGGCATTGTTGGATGCTCAAATGATGATGTTTCAGAGACACCAGGGGACAGTTCGAATATAGATGAAAAAAATGAAGACGAGGCTTCTGTTAAGTTAGACAGCGATGACTTTTTTGTTGAGAACCCTGACCTTGAAATCACGCATATGCATGGGTTAGGCTATGCAGGGAACGATGAAATTCTTTATATAGCTACTCATCATGGTCTTGCCATGTTTGACGGAGGTACATGGTATGAAACAGCAGAAGAGAAAAATGATTACATGGGTTTTAATGCCGTGGAGAATGGATTTTACACGAGCGGACACCCAGGAGAGTCTTCTTCATTTGACGTCGATCCGATCGGACTTGTAAAAAGCGAGGATGGAGGCAAGACTGTAGAATCCTTAGATTTGCTAGGAGTAACAGACTTTCACGTAAAAGGAGCCGGTTATCACACGGATGCTATCTATGTATACAATCCGTCACCCAGCGACCGTTTAGAGGAGACAGGTCTATATTTTACATTAGATGACGCAAATACATGGGAGAAAAGTGAGGGCGCCGGTTTACCCGATGTAGGCTATGACCAAGGTGGATTTCCTAACTATGCAATTGCCGTCCATCCTCACGATGAAGCGGTTGTGGCGATCGGTACCGCAGAAGGACTATTTCTTTCCGAGGATTACGGAGATACCTTTGAAAGGTCTGACCTCAAGTCTCCTGTATTTTCGCTTACGTATGATGAGGAAGATTTGTATGTAACGACATGGAATGAAGAAGTGACTTTGGTGCACTACACCGAAGAAGGCGATATTAACGCTATAGAGAGCCCTGAACTTGGTGAGCGGGATGTTATTCAATACATCGCCGTTAATCCGCAAAACCGAGATGAAATCGCAGTCACGACAGTTGCCGGAGACGGTCACATTAGCTATGATAATGGAAAAACGTGGAACCAGATCATTAAAAGCGGAAACGTCTCCACACTTGAATAGTAGAAATAAGGTGCCTGACCCCCGGTACATTAACGCTTCACCGCGGCGGGGGTCAGGCACTTTTCACTTGAATAAAATACCCCTATGAGGTATATTGGTTTTAGAGGAATCAATTTACACTAGGAGGGACGTTATGTCTAAGGTGCGTTTTGGAATAGATGGGATGCATTGTGCATCATGTGTAAATAGGGTAGAAAAGAAGATTTCCCGAGTAGAAGGTGTTGAATCTGTTAACGTCAATTTGGCCACTCACCAAGCTCAGGTCACTGGAGACATTACAGATGATCGCGTGAGTGAAATTGTTGCTTCTGTTGAAAAAATCGGGTTCGGCGCTAAACAGATTCATGATGAAAAAGAAGCCGATTTATCCGAAAAACAAGCAGCAGAATCGAAAAAATTAATGCGTGACTTTACGTTTGCCGCGATTGTGACGGTGATTGTTCTTATCGGAAGTATCCCTCATATGATGGGGACTTGGGGCGGCTGGGTTCCTGGTTGGTTATCCAACCCATTTTTCCTGTTAGCCTTAACCACTTATGTCCAGCTTGTACCCGGTTGGAGATTTTACAAAAACAGTTATAAAGTTTTGCGCAGTAAGTCAGCTGATATGAACGTTCTTGTCGCGATGGGAACGACGTCAGCTTGGTTTTATTCAGGTGCAATGACGCTGTTTCCCGAGTTTTTAACTGGTGCAGGTTTTCCTTACCAGCTGTATTACGACGTTACAACGGTTATTACAACGCTTATCCTTTTAGGGCGGTATTTTGAAGCGAAAGCAAAAGGGGAAACGTCGACAGCGATTAAAAAGCTGATGAACCTTCAGGTAAAAACCGCGCGAGTCGTGCGTAACGGGGAAGAACTCGAGCTGCCGGTTGAAAAAGTCGAAGTGGGAGATGAGGTGCTCGTCCGCCCTGGTGAACGTATTCCGGTCGATGGCACGATTATTAAAGGGGCGTCTACGGTTGATGAATCGATGTTGACAGGAGAATCTATCCCGATTGAGAAACAAAAAGATGACGCTGTTATTGGAGCAACGATCAATAAGACGGGCAGCTTTACGTTTGAAGCGAATAAGGTAGGCAAAGATACAACGCTTTCGCAAATCATTCGTATGGTAAACGAGGCACAAGGGTCTAAAGCGCCAATCCAGAGAATGGTCGATGTTATTTCTGCTTACTTTGTTCCCGCGGTAGTAGGATTAGCTTCACTTAGCTTTCTTGTATGGTTGATTTTTGGCCCAGAACCTTCCTTTATTTTTGCCTTGACGACGTTCATTGCGGTTTTAATCATTGCCTGTCCTTGTGCGTTAGGCTTAGCTACTCCGACAGCGGTTATGGTCGGAACTGAAAAAGGTGCTGAAAACGGGGTTCTTATCAAAGATGCATCGAGTCTAGAGCAGGCTCACAAAGTAGAA encodes the following:
- a CDS encoding F510_1955 family glycosylhydrolase, coding for MKKRLVPLLVGVIGSVGIVGCSNDDVSETPGDSSNIDEKNEDEASVKLDSDDFFVENPDLEITHMHGLGYAGNDEILYIATHHGLAMFDGGTWYETAEEKNDYMGFNAVENGFYTSGHPGESSSFDVDPIGLVKSEDGGKTVESLDLLGVTDFHVKGAGYHTDAIYVYNPSPSDRLEETGLYFTLDDANTWEKSEGAGLPDVGYDQGGFPNYAIAVHPHDEAVVAIGTAEGLFLSEDYGDTFERSDLKSPVFSLTYDEEDLYVTTWNEEVTLVHYTEEGDINAIESPELGERDVIQYIAVNPQNRDEIAVTTVAGDGHISYDNGKTWNQIIKSGNVSTLE
- a CDS encoding heavy metal translocating P-type ATPase; this translates as MSKVRFGIDGMHCASCVNRVEKKISRVEGVESVNVNLATHQAQVTGDITDDRVSEIVASVEKIGFGAKQIHDEKEADLSEKQAAESKKLMRDFTFAAIVTVIVLIGSIPHMMGTWGGWVPGWLSNPFFLLALTTYVQLVPGWRFYKNSYKVLRSKSADMNVLVAMGTTSAWFYSGAMTLFPEFLTGAGFPYQLYYDVTTVITTLILLGRYFEAKAKGETSTAIKKLMNLQVKTARVVRNGEELELPVEKVEVGDEVLVRPGERIPVDGTIIKGASTVDESMLTGESIPIEKQKDDAVIGATINKTGSFTFEANKVGKDTTLSQIIRMVNEAQGSKAPIQRMVDVISAYFVPAVVGLASLSFLVWLIFGPEPSFIFALTTFIAVLIIACPCALGLATPTAVMVGTEKGAENGVLIKDASSLEQAHKVETVVLDKTGTITEGKPTVTNISVGGSWSEEELLVMIASIESASEHPLGEAIVNEAKTRNLVLSEPDTFEAISGHGIEANWNGKECLIGNKRLMNKHQIELHEAERFADDLAAEGKTPIFIAADGLFAGVIAVADQLKEDAKQAVQMLKEMDIEVVMLTGDNERTAASIAKEAGIERFEAEVLPGDKASFVKKLQREGKRVAMVGDGINDAPALAQSDISIAIGTGTDVAMEAANITLMRGEIMNVVTALRLSKSTMKMIWQNLGWAFGYNIVLIPVAAGLLYPFFGLLLNPMLAGAAMAFSSVSVVLNTLRLKKFKAIPSA